In a genomic window of Trachemys scripta elegans isolate TJP31775 chromosome 12, CAS_Tse_1.0, whole genome shotgun sequence:
- the LOC117885541 gene encoding olfactory receptor 10G6-like: protein MECGNRSQLTHFILVGLPYPPELCIPLFLFFLIIYLLTLCGYLLIFLVVAQERRLHKPMYWFLCHLSFLDMMVSSVVVPKVVAGFLPGGRAISFQGCVAQLFFFHFLGCTECFLYTAMAYDRFLAICKPLHFSIIMNHRACLCLAVVTWLGGSLHSTIQTALTFQLPYGQENRVRHIFCDIPAVLKLACGDTALNELVTFVDIGLLAFTCFLLILVSYVYIVSAILRIHSAEGRRRAFSTCMAHVTMVVTYYVPGFFIYLTPGSWHPLDGVLAVFYTTVTPLLNPLIYTLRNKEMKDALMRLGGRKLLGPEL from the coding sequence ATGGAGTGTGGGAACCGATCCCAGCTGACCCATTTCATCCTGGTGGGGCTCCCATATCCCCCAGAGCTGTGCATTCCCttgttcctcttcttcctcatcatcTACCTGTTGACGCTGTGTGGGTACCTGCTCATATTTCTGGTGGTGGCCCAGGAGCGCCGGCTGCACAAGCCCATGTACTGGTTCCTCTGCCACTTGTCCTTCCTGGACATGATGGTTTCCTCGGTGGTGGTGCCCAAGGTGGTGGCTGGCTTCCTGCCGGGCGGCAGGGCCATCTCCTTCCAGGGCTGCGTGGCCCAGCTCTTCTTCTTCCACTTCCTTGGCTGCACCGAGTGCTTCCTCTACACGGCTATGGCCTATGACCGCTTCCTGGCCATCTGCAAGCCACTGCACTTCAGCATCATTATGAACCACAGAGCCTGCCTGTGCCTGGCAGTAGTGACCTGGTTAGGGGGCTCCCTGCACTCCACCATACAGACCGCGCTGACCTTCCAGCTGCCCTATGGCCAAGAGAACAGGGTGAGACATATCTTCTGTGATATCCCGGCTGTTCTGAAGCTGGCCTGTGGGGACACGGCACTCAATGAGCTTGTGACATTTGTGGACATTGGCCTCCTGGCCTTCACCTGCTTCCTTCTGATCTTGGTGTCCTATGTCTACATCGTCTCAGCCATCCTGAGGATCCACTCGGCCGAGGGAAGGCGTCGGGCCTTTTCCACCTGCATGGCTCATGTCACCATGGTGGTGACTTACTATGTGCCCGGGTTCTTCATCTACCTGACGCCAGGATCCTGGCACCCACTGGATGGTGTGCTGGCTGTATTCTACACCACGGTGACCCCGCTCCTCAACCCCCTCATCTACACGCTGAGGAACAAAGAGATGAAGGATGCCCTGATGAGACTGGGGGGCAGGAAGCTGCTGGGCCCTGAGCTATGA